The proteins below come from a single uncultured Carboxylicivirga sp. genomic window:
- a CDS encoding glycoside hydrolase family 30 protein: MKKICLFGLSLLSFACSPHHKEEVKSIDIPAFSAQGKTINIYTTSKDGKNKLSIGEELAFSQANQPLETEISVFVNPTKQFQTFLGIGGAITDASAEVFSKLPNNKQDELINAYYGPDGIDYTLLRTTIHSSDFASDSYTYIEEGDKDLHTFSIKHDQKYRIPMIKRAMANASDTLVFYASPWSPPAFMKGRENMLQGGKLLPEYYQAWANYYTKFIKAYEAEGMPVWGLTIQNEPMAVQTWESCIYTAEEERDFLKNYLGPTLEREGLGDKKIVVWDHNRDLISQRANTILGDPEAAKYAWGVGFHWYETWAGGKPMWDNLRNVKESFPDKELLFTEGCVESFSQDGYQRWTNAERYGRSMINDFNCGTVGWTDWNILLDQNGGPNHVGNFCFAPIHADLNTGELIYTPSYYYIGHFSKFIRPEAKRISTTVSRSTIISTSFLNKNGKMVTVVMNDKDEPVTYKMIVGEWETETTIPARSIQTLVY; this comes from the coding sequence ATGAAAAAAATATGCCTCTTTGGATTGAGCCTTCTTTCTTTTGCGTGTTCACCGCATCACAAAGAAGAAGTTAAATCGATAGATATTCCTGCATTTTCGGCACAAGGAAAAACAATCAATATTTACACTACATCTAAGGATGGAAAAAACAAATTATCGATTGGAGAAGAATTGGCCTTTTCACAGGCCAATCAACCATTGGAAACTGAAATATCTGTCTTTGTTAATCCTACGAAACAATTTCAAACCTTTTTAGGGATTGGAGGTGCTATAACCGATGCATCTGCCGAAGTTTTTTCAAAACTTCCCAACAATAAGCAAGACGAGTTAATTAATGCCTATTATGGACCTGATGGAATAGATTATACTTTGCTTCGAACTACTATTCACAGTAGTGATTTTGCCAGCGATAGCTATACCTACATTGAAGAAGGAGATAAAGATTTACATACTTTTTCGATTAAACATGATCAGAAGTATCGTATTCCGATGATTAAAAGAGCGATGGCCAATGCAAGTGATACATTGGTGTTTTATGCCAGCCCTTGGAGTCCACCGGCTTTTATGAAAGGAAGAGAAAACATGCTTCAAGGCGGAAAGTTGCTTCCTGAATATTATCAAGCTTGGGCCAATTACTATACTAAGTTCATCAAAGCATACGAAGCCGAAGGAATGCCTGTTTGGGGGTTAACTATACAAAATGAACCTATGGCCGTTCAAACATGGGAATCATGTATTTATACTGCCGAAGAAGAACGTGACTTTCTTAAAAACTACCTTGGCCCAACATTAGAAAGAGAAGGTTTGGGTGATAAAAAAATTGTCGTGTGGGATCATAATCGTGATTTGATTTCGCAACGTGCTAATACAATTCTGGGCGATCCCGAGGCAGCCAAATATGCATGGGGTGTTGGATTTCACTGGTACGAAACATGGGCTGGTGGTAAACCTATGTGGGACAATCTACGCAATGTTAAAGAATCGTTCCCCGATAAAGAATTGCTATTTACCGAAGGTTGTGTAGAAAGCTTCTCACAAGACGGATACCAACGCTGGACTAATGCTGAGCGTTATGGACGATCAATGATTAATGACTTTAATTGCGGTACTGTTGGCTGGACCGACTGGAACATTCTGTTGGACCAAAACGGCGGTCCAAACCATGTGGGTAACTTCTGTTTTGCACCAATCCATGCCGATCTGAATACCGGAGAATTAATTTATACACCATCGTATTACTATATTGGGCACTTCTCGAAGTTTATCAGACCAGAAGCCAAGCGAATTAGTACAACCGTTAGCCGAAGTACGATTATCAGCACATCATTTTTAAATAAAAATGGAAAAATGGTTACCGTTGTTATGAATGATAAAGATGAACCTGTTACTTATAAAATGATTGTGGGTGAATGGGAAACTGAAACAACTATACCAGCCCGGTCAATACAAACTTTGGTTTATTGA
- a CDS encoding glycoside hydrolase family 30 beta sandwich domain-containing protein has translation MNFKINRYSAPLVILVMIGLMGTRCNKEAEGSTPPPPVVPETLDVSSYLSTYDGSSKFAKQDVSFSLVDPNNNPTITIDTETRYQEMDGFGYSLTGGSATHLKNMSDSKRSALLYELFNHEDNNIGVSYLRISIGASDLDAAPFSYNDLGAGETDVNMEQFSLAPDKKALIPVLKEILAINPDIKILGSPWSPPTWMKTNGETKGGELKKEYYDAYALYFVKYVQEMAKEGITIDAITIQNEPLHPGNNPSMYMPAEDQAEFVKNSLGPAFEQANIGTKIIVYDHNADRPDYPLTILDDAEANKYVDGSAFHLYGGSIDNLSQVHNAHPDKNLYFTEQWIGAPGSFGDDLVWHVNNLIIGASRNWCKNVLEWNLAANSALEPHTDGGCTECLGALTIDGDDVVRNPAYYIIAHASKFARPESVRVQSNQPGNLSNVAFEAPDGSVVLIVVNNDDSDQTFNIELNNEMISAKLSSKAIASYVWSKE, from the coding sequence ATGAATTTCAAAATTAACAGATACTCTGCCCCATTAGTAATTCTGGTAATGATTGGCTTGATGGGAACACGCTGCAATAAAGAGGCAGAAGGATCAACACCACCTCCTCCTGTTGTACCCGAGACATTGGATGTTTCCAGTTATTTATCAACCTACGATGGAAGCTCTAAATTTGCAAAGCAAGATGTTAGCTTCAGTTTGGTAGATCCAAATAATAATCCAACCATTACCATTGATACCGAAACAAGATATCAGGAAATGGATGGTTTTGGATATTCTTTAACTGGTGGTAGTGCAACTCATCTGAAAAATATGAGTGACTCCAAACGCAGTGCACTGCTGTATGAGTTGTTCAACCATGAAGACAACAACATTGGAGTAAGCTACCTACGAATTAGTATTGGAGCTTCGGATTTGGATGCGGCACCTTTTTCGTACAACGATTTAGGAGCTGGAGAAACAGACGTCAATATGGAACAATTCTCATTGGCTCCTGATAAAAAAGCACTGATTCCTGTTTTGAAAGAAATATTGGCCATCAACCCCGATATTAAAATATTGGGTTCACCCTGGTCGCCACCAACATGGATGAAAACCAATGGTGAAACAAAAGGTGGCGAGTTGAAAAAAGAATACTACGATGCTTATGCTCTATACTTTGTAAAGTACGTTCAGGAAATGGCCAAAGAAGGTATTACCATTGATGCCATTACTATTCAGAATGAACCTTTGCATCCGGGTAATAATCCGAGTATGTATATGCCGGCCGAAGATCAGGCTGAGTTTGTAAAAAACAGCTTAGGACCTGCTTTCGAGCAAGCAAATATCGGAACTAAAATCATTGTGTACGATCATAATGCCGATCGTCCTGATTATCCATTAACCATATTAGATGATGCCGAAGCCAATAAATATGTTGATGGTTCTGCTTTTCACCTGTATGGAGGTAGTATTGATAACCTAAGCCAGGTGCATAATGCACATCCGGATAAGAATCTGTACTTCACCGAGCAATGGATTGGTGCACCGGGTAGCTTTGGCGACGATTTGGTTTGGCATGTAAACAATCTGATTATCGGAGCCAGTCGAAACTGGTGTAAAAACGTACTGGAATGGAACCTGGCTGCCAACTCAGCCTTGGAACCACACACCGATGGAGGTTGTACCGAATGTTTGGGTGCTTTAACTATCGATGGTGATGATGTGGTGCGTAATCCGGCCTATTACATTATTGCCCATGCTTCCAAATTTGCACGTCCAGAATCTGTTCGAGTCCAATCCAATCAACCGGGTAACTTGTCAAATGTGGCATTTGAAGCACCTGATGGTTCTGTTGTGTTAATCGTGGTTAACAATGATGATTCGGATCAGACATTCAATATTGAGTTAAATAATGAAATGATCAGTGCTAAGCTTTCGTCAAAGGCCATAGCATCCTATGTTTGGAGTAAAGAGTAG
- a CDS encoding SusE domain-containing protein has protein sequence MKKLNIITALMAILFVWGCEEKSNLQPEGNWELSAPTALPLNDDNALILDEANPHGKIVFSWNEATSSENYGVYYTVMIDSLNATDANAPIVSFKSLEAGKSTSATITNMELNDALYMAGFKPGEALELKWTVVANCLSKSSSAADQMTITRYDDDKLFIAGAATEAGNNVSSAILMKRLYNGAGEKLNLYESYTELTSGNDFMVYNGRSESAIAYGLDSEGNLVRNGEAITVSEDGIYRINIDFDAMSISFYKIDRLALIGSPLEGGWDSDEALTYQGMGVWQADISFVGTGGFIIRANNNWEGIIKKVSGTDNEVVREDFGNEQSIAFEDFNQDEAGYYTVTLTLTGDEYTINLEKAPDQRMYLIVNAADVYEMSMIGDGVFKTDKYLALQTSDQLLINTASDGTGTSYSISDVIGEGSGDKVEGTVAVSESTSAFSVTLDQMYGFTVDMNNSELTWHYYTMKLFHWDDDADGGWDARTETEMTYVHPFTFTVTADCYATHESKFNSPWDISFGADNETALSGTMTNQGGSNFKNIPSDGTYNITITVADNYSTGTYEFVMQ, from the coding sequence ATGAAAAAATTAAATATAATAACGGCCCTAATGGCCATTCTATTTGTTTGGGGTTGCGAAGAAAAAAGCAACCTTCAGCCCGAAGGTAACTGGGAGTTAAGCGCTCCCACCGCTTTACCTTTAAACGATGATAATGCTCTGATTTTAGATGAGGCTAATCCTCATGGAAAGATCGTTTTTAGCTGGAACGAAGCCACTTCATCGGAGAATTACGGTGTTTATTACACAGTAATGATTGATTCATTAAATGCTACAGATGCAAATGCCCCTATTGTCTCATTCAAATCATTAGAAGCTGGTAAAAGCACTTCGGCCACCATAACCAACATGGAGTTGAATGATGCCTTGTACATGGCCGGGTTTAAACCGGGTGAAGCCCTTGAACTAAAATGGACAGTCGTTGCCAACTGCTTATCAAAGTCTTCATCTGCAGCAGATCAAATGACCATAACGCGCTACGATGACGATAAACTGTTTATTGCAGGAGCAGCCACAGAAGCAGGCAACAATGTTTCTTCAGCTATCTTAATGAAACGTTTATACAATGGTGCCGGTGAAAAACTGAACCTTTACGAGTCATATACTGAATTAACTTCAGGCAATGATTTTATGGTTTATAATGGTCGCAGCGAAAGTGCCATTGCATACGGTTTAGACAGCGAAGGAAATCTGGTTCGCAATGGAGAAGCAATCACTGTCAGCGAAGATGGAATATACCGAATCAACATCGATTTTGATGCCATGAGTATTTCCTTTTACAAAATTGATCGATTGGCTTTAATCGGATCACCACTTGAAGGAGGCTGGGATTCCGACGAAGCTTTGACTTATCAAGGTATGGGTGTTTGGCAAGCCGACATCAGTTTTGTAGGAACAGGTGGATTCATTATCCGAGCCAACAACAACTGGGAAGGAATCATCAAAAAAGTAAGCGGAACGGATAATGAAGTGGTTCGCGAAGACTTTGGAAACGAACAGTCAATAGCTTTCGAAGACTTTAACCAGGATGAAGCCGGTTATTACACCGTAACATTAACTCTTACTGGCGACGAATATACCATCAACTTAGAAAAAGCACCTGATCAGAGAATGTACCTGATTGTTAATGCTGCTGATGTGTACGAAATGTCGATGATTGGGGATGGCGTTTTTAAAACAGATAAATACCTGGCTCTGCAAACAAGCGATCAGTTACTTATCAATACAGCTTCGGATGGCACCGGAACCAGCTATAGCATCAGCGATGTAATTGGCGAAGGATCGGGTGATAAAGTAGAAGGAACCGTTGCGGTATCTGAAAGCACATCGGCGTTTTCTGTAACGCTTGATCAGATGTATGGCTTTACCGTTGATATGAACAACAGCGAATTAACCTGGCATTATTATACCATGAAATTATTCCATTGGGATGATGATGCTGATGGTGGTTGGGATGCCCGCACCGAAACGGAAATGACCTATGTTCATCCTTTCACATTTACGGTTACAGCAGACTGTTATGCTACACATGAGTCGAAATTTAACTCTCCTTGGGATATTTCATTCGGAGCAGATAATGAAACAGCCCTAAGTGGTACTATGACCAATCAGGGAGGTTCCAACTTCAAGAACATTCCAAGTGACGGCACTTATAATATCACCATTACTGTAGCTGATAATTATTCTACCGGAACCTATGAGTTTGTAATGCAATAA
- a CDS encoding RagB/SusD family nutrient uptake outer membrane protein → MKLKTYILSGIIATSVWSCDDFLDLKPISEETTASAYTKLSQIEAALTGTYESFQADAYVWNNVQFQDVRSDNHYAGGDNASFYEVDYLDVSATNDKVYQSWSNLYNAILKANIVMARVEEVTDPQLTETRRGQIRAEALFLRAYHYYNLVNLFGGVPLVLEATTSTDPGVVNKPRSTKAEVFAQIITDLEEATKLLPDTYGSDAAVNKARATAGAAWALLAKAYAQKPSPDYEMVLDCIEKVETSKANYKLIDYTFLFDGAHYNNEESILESQWIAGADGNWGPQMLLPPSISGDTWRKFVTPSKDLVAAFDSEGDEIRKNATILFENVSWIDEYYGINEPSTANPNPNNVAFGYKWKNAAGWSSGDRQYLLRYGDIVLLKAEALNETNQLGLAVTEVNRIRNRVNLPNLTDAQKSSKEVLKATILKERRLELAQEAQRWDDLVRYGVVVETMNKLNEIDLRTGQPVNYNMTEAKILLPIPQQEMDRNPALEQNPL, encoded by the coding sequence ATGAAATTAAAAACATATATCTTAAGCGGTATAATTGCTACTTCTGTTTGGTCGTGCGATGACTTTCTCGATCTGAAACCAATATCGGAAGAAACCACGGCAAGCGCATACACCAAGTTAAGTCAGATTGAAGCAGCCTTAACCGGAACTTACGAATCTTTTCAGGCCGATGCGTATGTTTGGAACAATGTACAGTTTCAGGATGTACGATCGGATAACCACTATGCAGGTGGTGATAATGCCTCGTTTTACGAAGTAGATTATTTAGATGTGTCAGCCACGAATGACAAGGTGTATCAGAGCTGGTCGAACCTCTACAATGCCATTCTAAAGGCCAACATTGTAATGGCTCGTGTTGAAGAAGTTACAGACCCTCAGTTAACCGAAACTCGTCGTGGTCAGATACGTGCTGAAGCATTGTTTTTAAGAGCTTATCATTACTATAACCTGGTTAATTTATTTGGCGGAGTACCGTTGGTATTGGAGGCAACTACTTCAACAGATCCGGGTGTGGTTAACAAACCCCGATCTACCAAAGCTGAAGTTTTTGCTCAGATCATTACCGATTTGGAAGAAGCTACTAAACTATTGCCCGATACTTATGGAAGCGATGCTGCCGTAAATAAAGCTCGCGCAACAGCCGGTGCTGCCTGGGCGTTATTGGCTAAAGCTTATGCTCAAAAGCCTTCACCCGATTACGAAATGGTGTTGGATTGCATTGAAAAGGTAGAAACCAGTAAAGCCAACTATAAACTGATTGATTACACTTTCTTGTTTGATGGAGCTCACTATAACAACGAAGAGTCTATCCTTGAATCTCAATGGATAGCCGGTGCTGATGGTAACTGGGGACCTCAAATGCTGTTACCGCCTTCAATTTCGGGCGACACATGGCGTAAGTTTGTTACTCCATCCAAAGATTTAGTGGCAGCCTTTGATTCTGAAGGTGACGAAATCAGAAAGAATGCAACTATCCTGTTCGAAAATGTATCGTGGATTGACGAATACTATGGCATCAACGAACCATCAACGGCTAATCCAAATCCAAACAATGTGGCTTTCGGATACAAATGGAAAAATGCTGCCGGATGGTCAAGTGGCGATCGTCAGTACCTGCTTCGTTACGGTGATATCGTATTATTAAAGGCTGAAGCTTTAAACGAAACCAATCAGCTCGGTCTGGCAGTAACAGAAGTTAATCGAATCAGAAATAGAGTAAACCTTCCAAATTTAACGGATGCTCAAAAAAGTTCGAAGGAAGTGTTAAAAGCGACCATTCTGAAAGAGCGTAGATTAGAGCTTGCTCAGGAAGCACAGCGTTGGGATGATTTGGTTCGCTACGGCGTGGTGGTTGAAACCATGAATAAGCTTAACGAAATAGATTTACGAACTGGTCAACCGGTGAATTACAACATGACGGAAGCAAAAATTCTGTTGCCTATTCCTCAACAAGAAATGGACAGAAACCCTGCATTGGAACAAAACCCATTATAG
- a CDS encoding TonB-dependent receptor, whose product MKRSMLQTWHKAFLCLVGGIVVSFSSFAQSKSLTRTVNDATNLPIPGVSVMIKGTTLGTITNMDGAFVLEGDLNNDDVLVFSFIGLETQEIPVGTQTHFTITMKDEVMGINEVVVVGYGTQKKKDITGSVALVDAEELESRPNTQLGSLIQGRAAGVRVASSSGKPSQGLSIRIRGTNSITAGSEPLYVIDGIPTSDTRSINPADVETMTVLKDASSAAIYGAQGANGVVLITTKQGKAGKPKVSLDAYTGFSEVWKTLDVLNGEQYRDLMTEMGQSTDWNRYNKNTDWQNEVFRRGVSQNYQISLSGKSENTTYYISGGWVQQAGAVRSSEMDRANFKINLDQDVNDWLSIGTRIAYTKYRDVDVNDGSAVNNGGVLIGAINTPSVIGIYNEDGTFTSNPFQNWENPIASTDGSDREYKSERFLGNMYLKIKFLKDFSFKSNFGVDYSNGIYDYFLDPYRTSYGIAKQGRAINNTDRTSYWMSENTLSYNKKIGNHTIEALAGSVVQKFLWESAYITTENFASDGVTTTNGGSVIASAGNTKSEKSNASYISRLNYAFADKYLLTANFRADASSVFGKDDRWGYFPSFSAGWRISHESFMQDLDFLNDLKLRAGWGIVGNDQIGNYAFRGTVGSNNYPIGTLMPGSYPVKMDNYSLKWEESEQTNIGLDISAFNGRIQFVADAYLRLTRDLLLDAPLPTSTGYPSAIQNIGNLENKGLEFSLNTTNIDKAVKWNTTFNISFNKNEVTNLVVKSSSMGSIANRGSAILLEEGQSLGTLYGYVWGGVDPTTGNAYYVDKNGESTFTPDADDRTIIGNANPDFFYGLNNNVSYKGIGLTVFLEGSYGNDMLNATRIDSEGMTDPKNQFLSVNNRWRKEGDVTDIPRASWANTDNSRISSRFIEDASYLRLKTVTLSYDLPQSLLSKINISNVRVYATGENLLTFTDYSGFDPEVNAYGGSNTMQGVDYGTYPQTRNLIFGLNVTF is encoded by the coding sequence ATGAAAAGATCAATGCTACAAACATGGCATAAGGCCTTCTTATGCCTCGTTGGAGGGATAGTAGTATCCTTCAGTTCCTTCGCTCAAAGCAAGAGCCTCACGAGAACCGTAAATGACGCAACCAACCTTCCCATTCCGGGGGTATCTGTAATGATTAAAGGAACCACCTTGGGAACCATCACCAATATGGATGGAGCCTTTGTACTGGAAGGTGATTTAAATAATGATGATGTGCTGGTATTTAGTTTTATCGGCCTCGAAACCCAGGAAATTCCAGTAGGAACTCAAACTCATTTTACCATTACTATGAAAGATGAAGTAATGGGCATCAACGAAGTGGTAGTTGTGGGGTATGGTACACAAAAGAAGAAAGACATTACCGGATCGGTTGCTTTGGTAGATGCCGAAGAGTTGGAATCACGACCAAACACTCAGTTAGGTTCCTTAATTCAAGGACGTGCTGCCGGTGTGCGTGTGGCATCCAGCTCAGGTAAGCCTTCACAAGGACTGAGTATTCGCATTCGTGGTACGAATTCCATCACCGCAGGTAGCGAACCGTTATATGTGATTGATGGTATTCCAACCAGCGATACCCGTTCTATCAACCCGGCCGATGTGGAAACCATGACAGTCCTGAAAGATGCTTCATCAGCTGCTATCTATGGAGCACAAGGTGCCAATGGTGTGGTATTGATTACTACCAAACAAGGGAAAGCAGGTAAACCTAAAGTTTCACTTGATGCTTATACTGGTTTTTCGGAAGTATGGAAAACATTAGATGTTTTGAATGGCGAACAATACCGCGATTTAATGACCGAGATGGGACAATCAACCGACTGGAATCGTTACAATAAAAATACCGATTGGCAGAATGAAGTTTTCCGTCGTGGTGTTTCACAAAACTACCAGATATCATTATCGGGCAAGAGCGAAAACACAACATACTATATTTCGGGTGGATGGGTACAACAAGCTGGTGCTGTTCGCAGCTCAGAGATGGATCGTGCCAACTTCAAAATTAACCTCGACCAAGATGTAAACGACTGGTTAAGCATCGGAACACGTATTGCGTACACTAAATATCGCGATGTAGATGTAAACGACGGAAGTGCGGTTAACAATGGTGGTGTACTAATTGGCGCCATCAATACACCTTCAGTTATTGGTATCTACAATGAGGATGGAACCTTTACCAGTAACCCATTCCAAAACTGGGAGAATCCAATTGCCAGTACCGACGGGTCGGATCGTGAATATAAAAGCGAACGCTTTTTAGGTAACATGTACCTGAAAATAAAATTCCTGAAAGACTTCAGCTTTAAAAGCAATTTTGGCGTTGATTACAGCAATGGCATCTACGATTATTTTCTTGATCCATATCGCACAAGTTATGGTATTGCAAAGCAAGGTAGAGCAATCAATAATACCGATCGCACCAGCTATTGGATGTCAGAAAATACCTTATCGTACAATAAAAAAATAGGTAATCATACCATCGAGGCCCTGGCTGGTAGCGTTGTTCAAAAATTCCTTTGGGAGAGTGCTTACATCACAACCGAAAATTTTGCCAGCGACGGAGTAACCACCACTAACGGAGGTTCAGTCATTGCTTCAGCAGGTAACACCAAATCAGAAAAGTCGAATGCATCTTACATCAGCCGTTTAAATTATGCTTTTGCGGATAAGTATTTGTTGACAGCCAACTTCAGAGCCGATGCTTCAAGCGTATTTGGTAAAGATGACCGTTGGGGTTACTTCCCATCGTTTTCTGCAGGATGGCGTATTTCTCATGAATCGTTTATGCAGGATCTTGATTTCTTAAACGATTTGAAACTACGTGCCGGTTGGGGTATTGTAGGTAACGACCAAATTGGCAACTATGCATTTCGTGGAACTGTTGGATCTAATAACTACCCAATTGGAACATTAATGCCGGGAAGTTACCCTGTTAAAATGGATAATTACTCTTTAAAATGGGAGGAATCAGAACAAACCAACATAGGTTTGGATATCAGTGCCTTTAATGGTCGCATACAGTTTGTAGCAGATGCATATTTAAGGTTAACCCGCGATTTATTGTTAGATGCACCACTACCAACAAGTACTGGCTATCCATCAGCAATTCAAAACATTGGAAATCTTGAAAACAAAGGATTGGAATTTAGTTTGAATACCACTAACATTGATAAAGCAGTAAAATGGAACACCACTTTCAATATTTCATTCAACAAAAATGAAGTCACAAATCTGGTTGTTAAAAGTTCTTCGATGGGCAGTATTGCAAACAGAGGTTCAGCTATTTTATTGGAAGAAGGTCAATCATTAGGAACATTGTATGGTTATGTTTGGGGCGGTGTTGATCCAACAACCGGTAACGCCTACTACGTTGATAAAAACGGTGAAAGTACTTTTACACCTGATGCCGATGACCGTACCATTATTGGTAATGCCAACCCTGATTTCTTCTATGGTTTAAACAATAATGTAAGCTATAAAGGAATTGGATTAACCGTTTTTCTTGAAGGATCATACGGGAATGATATGTTGAATGCTACACGCATCGATTCCGAAGGTATGACCGATCCTAAGAATCAGTTTCTGTCGGTTAACAACCGTTGGCGTAAAGAGGGTGATGTTACCGACATCCCAAGAGCTAGCTGGGCTAACACCGACAATTCAAGAATCTCAAGTCGTTTTATCGAAGATGCGTCCTACCTACGCTTGAAAACCGTAACACTTAGCTATGATTTGCCACAAAGCCTGCTGTCAAAAATCAACATTAGTAATGTAAGGGTATATGCTACAGGCGAGAACTTATTGACTTTCACCGATTATTCTGGCTTCGACCCTGAAGTGAATGCTTATGGCGGATCAAATACTATGCAGGGAGTTGATTACGGAACTTATCCTCAAACACGAAATCTGATTTTCGGATTAAACGTTACTTTCTAA
- a CDS encoding phosphatase PAP2 family protein, with protein MYKFTFAIAILLLSISTVYAQSIHTNTDTTKINHPLKFKYQSLIIPVALISYGVIGNDNGALEGVNNHVKEEVKEHIDEKFTIDDISQHLPYLSVYALNLAGIKGKHTFRDRTVILATSYLFMATMVTTLKYTTQIERPDGSSKNSFPSGHTATAFMGAEFLWQEYKEVSPWYGLTGYAVAAGTGAFRMANNRHWLTDVAAGAGIGMLSTKMAYWINPWMTKIMFGKNKNQHNTSVLMPYYNGHQTGLVLSARF; from the coding sequence ATGTATAAGTTCACTTTTGCAATAGCAATTCTGTTGCTTTCAATATCAACAGTTTATGCCCAAAGTATACATACCAATACCGACACAACTAAAATTAACCATCCACTAAAATTCAAATATCAATCTTTAATTATTCCGGTAGCTCTTATCAGTTATGGTGTTATTGGCAATGACAATGGAGCTTTAGAAGGTGTTAATAATCATGTAAAAGAAGAAGTTAAAGAACATATTGATGAAAAATTTACTATTGATGATATCTCGCAACACCTTCCCTATTTAAGTGTATATGCTCTTAATTTAGCCGGAATAAAAGGGAAACACACTTTCAGAGACCGAACGGTAATACTGGCAACTTCTTATCTGTTTATGGCTACTATGGTAACCACTTTAAAATATACCACCCAAATAGAAAGACCCGATGGCAGCTCTAAGAATTCTTTCCCTTCGGGCCATACAGCAACAGCCTTTATGGGGGCCGAATTTCTTTGGCAGGAATACAAGGAAGTATCACCCTGGTATGGATTAACCGGATATGCTGTAGCAGCAGGTACGGGAGCATTTCGTATGGCCAATAACCGACATTGGCTAACTGATGTAGCAGCAGGTGCCGGAATTGGAATGTTAAGTACAAAAATGGCGTATTGGATTAACCCTTGGATGACAAAAATAATGTTTGGAAAGAACAAGAATCAACACAACACTTCGGTATTAATGCCCTACTACAATGGTCATCAAACAGGCCTTGTTTTATCTGCCAGATTCTAA